Genomic segment of Deltaproteobacteria bacterium:
CGCGTAGGTCTGGTTCGCGCAGATCTTCATGTCCTGCTTCTCAATCGCCTTCTTTTCCAGATCCTCTTTCACACTCTCCGCCCGGGCACTCGCGCCCCCCACGGCCATCGCGAGCACCGCGGCGATTGCGCCAAGCCAGCGCGTCGGGTGCTTCGCAAACTTCCTGGAGCGAATCATCGTCCCTCCCCTTCAAGGTTCGACACTTGCGACTTCGGCCATTCACGAAGAGCAACACTCAAGAATGCACCCGGCGCTCGCGGATACCGTGCAGGGCAGGACCGGCGCGCACCTGAAGCACCGCCTGCGCCGCGCCGATGGCGATGTGAAACAGGCAAGCCGGCAGCAGGACAATCCCCACAGGCGCCCCGCGAATCGCGACGAAGGCGAAGTAGAGCCCCACCAGAAGGTTGTAGGCGATCATCCCGCGAGCGGCCCGGGCCAGGTCGTGCTCCGAACCGGGCCGCGGCCAGGACGCGAGACAAAGCGACGCGAGCGCGAGCGCACACACCTGGCCCAGAGCCTCCGCTTCGACTCCAGCCTCGGAGCCAAACAGCAGCCGCGCCACGAACGACGGGGCAATCAATAGGACCAGACTCGTCGAGGCCCCGACCAGGACCGACAGAATCAATAGCTCGCGCAGAACCCTGACTTGCCTATCGTGTGTCCAGGCTTTCATGAACCCTCAGTCATGGTCCGAAGGGCTCATGAATGTTGGACACTGAGATCGGCACGGGCAAGACCGCGGTCAGAGAACCCCTTCGTCCTCCGGGACGAATCCGGGGTGCACACTCCGACACGCTCACTCGCTGACTGCTGTGCGTGTGGGAATCCAAGTCATCGCGTCAGCGGAGTCGAACCTGTTGACGGGCAGCCCAGCTCGGCGTCGGGGCTTGGAAGCCCCTTGCTTATAGGGCGTGAGGTATCACTTCGCTTGTCGGGGCTCACCAGGCCGACAAGCCCAAAGTCGATTGAGACTGTGTAGGAGCCAGGACCGGTGAGCCCCGCGTTTACTCGAAGCCCGGACAGTTGCATGAGCCGAGGTTCGCCTCGAGTCGTCGGCGCTGGGGAGCGCCTCCCACAACGACACTTCCACATCGATCGAACCGAGTTTGGGATCCAATTTGACGCCTGAGTTCTGTGGGAGGCGCTTCCCAGCGCCGACCCAACTCGGCATCGTGGTCAACAGACATCTCGGATGTAGAGCCGCTTCCAAGCGGCAAGCCTCGTGCCTACCCATTCCTGAATTTGGATGGGGGGCGCGATGGCGTCTGCACGATTCTCCGCATGGCTTCTGTTGGCATTCGCGTTCGCGACCTCGAGTGACGCGCTCGCGCAGCCGATGGCGGGCCGGGCGCGCTCCAATCGAATTCTGGGCGTCGTGCGCGGCGGAGGCGCGCCGATTGCGGCTTCGACCGTGACGCTCTGGGAAGCGAGCGCGCAGGCGCCGCGGAAGCTCGCTCAGATCAAGACGAACGCGAACGGCGAGTTCCAGCTCCCCACGGCGGGCGCCCACGCCACCGCCAGCCTCTACCTGACGGCCGTCGGGGGTGCCCCCAAGGCCGCAAAGGAGAACGGCGACGCCTCCACGATCACGCTGATGACCATCCTGGGGAGTCGTCCACCTCCGCGCGTCACCATCAACGAATTCACCACGGTCGCCTCGGTCTGGACGCACGCCCAGTTCCTCACCGGCGCCGACCTCCGCGGAACCCCGCTCGGGTTGCGCATCGCCGCGGGGAACATGCCCAGCTTCGTCGATCTCACCACGGGCGATTACGGCGCCACGATCATCGATGCCATCAACGGTCAGCAGACGCCGACCCTGGCGAACTTCACAACCCTTGCGAACGTCGTGGCCGCGTGCGTGACGCGCCTGAAGCCCGACGCGTGCAACACCTTCTTCACCGCCGCGACCGACCCGCGCGGGAAGACCCCGACGAACACGCTCGAGGCACTTCAGACCATCGCGCGGAATCCCTCGTATCAACCCAATCGCGTGTTCGCGCTGCTCGACACGTTCTATCCGGTCGACCACGCGAAGGAGCTCCGCCCCACCCCGTTCCTCCCCTACCTGAGCAATCCGCCGACCGCGTGGGTCCTGCCCCTCAAGTTCACGGGCGGCGGCTTGAATGGCCCGGGCAAGATCATGTTCGACAGCGAGGGCAACGCCTGGTCGGGTGTGAACTTCGTCGTCGGCGGCCAGTCGCTCGACGCGTTCTGGAACGGAAATCTTTCAAAGTACTCGCCGAACGGGAAAGCGCTCTCGCCGACGCCCTCGGGCTTCACCGGCGGCGGCATCCTCGGGCCTGGCTTCGGCACCGCCATCACCTCCGACGACAAGGTCTGGGTCACCAGCACCTCGGGCAAGACGATTTCCCTATTCGACAAGAACGGCAAAGCGCTCTCGCCACCCGAGGGCTACAACTTCGGCGGCAAGCTCGGCTTGATGCAGTCGATCATCGTCACGCCGAAGGGCGACGTGTGGGCGCTCGACTTCGGTAACGATCAAATTGTCTATTTGCCGCAGGGCGACCCCAGCAAAGTGAAGTTCTATTGTCAGACGCCCGAGGGCCAATCGAAGAAGGACAACCCGTGCAAACTGAGCGGGCCCTTCCACCTCGCGATCGATCAGCAAGATCGAATCTGGGTCGACAACGCCACCGGCGACACCGTCACCCGCTTCCCCGCGAGCGATCCGACGAAGTTTGAGGTCTTCCCGGTCGGCGGACACTCGGGAAAGGGCATGGCGGTCGACAGCCACGGCTACGTGTGGGTCACCAACACCATGGGCAAAGGGCTCGACGTCGCGACGAAGGCCAAGCTCCTCGAGCTCAAGCTGACCGGCAAGATCAAGGACCTCGACGAGACGGTTTACAACTACCTCGCGCAACGTGAGAACGGCAGCATCACCATGTTGCAGCCGGATGGGCAGCAATTACCCGGCGGCTCGGTGTTCACGGCCGGCGACACGCTCTGGGGACCGTGGGGCGTGGCGATCGACGGGAATGATCACGTCTGGGTTTCACTCTTCATGGGACCTGGCCGCTTGGCGGAGCTCTGCGGCAGCAACATCGAGACGTGCCCGCCCGGGATGAAGACCGGCGACGCCATCTCGCCGCCGGGTGGATACGCCGGCGGCGGCATGCAGCACCTCACGGATGTCGGCGTGGATCCCGCGGGCAACGTCTGGGTCGCCGACAACTGGGAGGACCCGCAGGCGTGCTTTGGGAAAGCGCCCGAGTCGGAGTCGACCCGGTGCGGTGGAAATGGCCTGACCATCTTTTATGGAATGGCCAAGCCGGTGCGCGCGCCGCAGATCGGGCCGGCGCAGCCGGAGAGGGAACATCTCGCCGGGGAGTAGGTCGTTCGTGAGAGTCGGGGCTTGGAACCCCTCCTACATCCACCACGTCCGTGCTTCCGATTGGGTCGGCCCAACGTGATGGGCACTCTCGCGATCAGAACGTCCCGTTCAGGGTCACGTTGCTCGCGCCCGCCTTCTGCACCGTGCCCGTGAAGCTGCCGTGGATGGTGTACGTGCAGCCGCCCGTGAGCGTGGAGCTGGTGATCGACATCGAGAACGTCCCCGGGACGAGCTCGTAGGGATGGGCCGCGTCGGACGGGTCGAAGAGCGCAAGGCCCAGACTGCCGCTGGCGAAGTCGCTCTCGGTGTAGCTCCCGACGTCGGGGTTCGCGTTGAAGTGGCCCTGGAGCGTGGTGGTCCAGCCGGTGAAGTTGCCCTGGTCCGCGCCGAAGCTGAACAGGCCGCCGATGCACGTGCCGCTCGCGCTGATGATGCAGTCGTGGGTCATGCTCTGGGTCTCGCCGCCGCTGGCCTCGACGTCGCACGAGGTCCCGCCGGTGCTGCCGCTGCTGCCGGACGTGCCCGTGGTCGACGACGCGGTGCTGCCCGAGCCCGTGGTGCTCCCGGAGCTGGTGGTGCTGCCCGAGCCGGAGGTTCCGGTCGAGCCGGAGGTGCTCGAGGACGTCGACGAGCTCGACCCGCTCGAACCGCTGCACGCCGCGAGCACGCCTGCGAAGGCCAAGACCAGCAAAGCGCGATTCATGATTTCCCCCGGAGTGAGTAACGCCGCCATTCTCGCCCCAGGGATTTGGTCCAGCAACAAATCGATCGCTCAGTGAACACAATCACTAGGAGTGAAGAGGTGCGAGAGTTCCTGCTTGCATCCTCAGCACGCCGCCCACGAGCGCTGGCGCAATTCTTCAGGCCCAAAGCGAGCCCGAGCGCGTGCTCCGGGCGCAAGACGTCGCGGAGGTTTCGAACGGGGCGGCCCGGTGTGCTACGCGAAGCAACTCGACGTCGTCGAGCACACGCGGAACCGGCAGCCGTCGATCCGGTTCGCCATCGAATTCCAGAAGGCCGTCACACTCCTCGTTCTTGCTTCGAAATTGGACACTCGCGGCGCGAAGGTTGAGGCGACGGAGCGGGACTCCATCGAGCGTCCCTGGCTCTGCGCAGATCTTCCGAGCGCGATCGATGGCATCACCGATCGATTCCCCCAGCACAGACGACTCGAGTTCGAATCCGAAGCGGTCCTCGATCACGAACTGTTCGCGCCGCCTCGAGGGCGGGCTTACCATCGTCTCCACCCCAATCGCACAGCTCAGGATTGGCGATTCCAGGTTGCGCTTTAGCTTCAGTTTCATTCGGAGCGCTCAGGCAAGCCCATCCAATGGAAGGCTATCGCGTTTCCACACGGGGAGAGCTGGAAGCAAGTCGAGTTCACGCGCCGAAATCCGCTCGACTTGAGTCGAGTTCGCGGCGATTGGTTGCGCCAAGCAGTCTGGAATCAAGAAGATTATCAATCGCACCAGCGCGAAGCTGGAGAGCAACTGAGCGCCCCATGGCCAACGAGCAAATCCAATTCAACGACGGCGCCGCGTACGAACGCTACATGGGCAAGTGGAGCCGACTGGTGGGCGCCGCCTTCCTCGACTGGCTCGGCGCAGAGTCCGGCAAGCGCTGGCTCGACGTCGGCTGCGGCAATGGCGCCTTCACCGAGCTGATCCTCGATCGCTGTGCGCCGGGCTTCGTCCATGGGATCGACCCGTCGGAAGGCCAGCTCGCCTACGCGCGCGCACGGTTCTCGTCGCGCGTCGCGGAGTTTCGCCAGGGCGACGCGATGGCCCTGCCCTTTCCTGATGACTCGTTCGACGCCGCGGTCATGCCGCTGGTGATCTTCTTCGTCCCCGAGCCGGCCAAGGGCGTCGCCGAGATGGCGCGCGTGGTTCGTCCGGGCGGCCTCGTGACGGCGTATGCGTGGGACATCGTCGGCGGCGGCTTCCCCTACGAGTTGCTGAAGGTCGAGCTGCGCGCGCTGGGCGTCATCGTCCCCGAGGCGCCGAACGTCGATGCCGCTCGCATCGACGCCCTCCTCAAGCTTTGGATGGGCGCGGGCCTGGAGGCGGCCGAGACGAAGGAGATCACCGTGCAGCGGTCTTTCGCGGACTTCGACGACTACTGGGCGACCGTCCAGGGGGCGCCGAGCGCCGGTCCGAAGCTCGCGGCCATGGCCGACGCAGACCTCGCGACGCTCAAGATGCGGCTGCGTGCGCAGCTGCCGGCCGATGACCGTGGGCGCATCACCTGCAGCGCCCGGGCGCATGCCATCAAGGGCCGCACGCCCGGCTAGACGATCGTCGCGGCTCGAGCGAGCCGGCAGCAGCATCCCCGCGTTCAACGCGCGTTGTTCGATCGTTCAGGAGGCGCTTCAGCCCACGGACGCTCCGCTCTCTGATTGCGCGCTGAACGAGGCCATCCGCGCGTTTGATCGTGCGCTCGCGGTGAAGTTGACGCCGCACCGGGGATGTCCGAGGCCTGCGCGAGCTGCGTGGAGATCGAGCCCGCGTGCAGAAGCCACGGCTGGGTGAAAGAGTCGGACGAGTCCCGGCGGGCTCAACATCGACGTCCCCGGCATCGCGTGCGTTGCGGCGCAGGCCAGCTGGACTCACACTGGCCGCATGAAGATCGCCTTGATCGGCCCGGGAGCCATTGGCAGCACCTTCGCCTACCAGCTCTCGCGCGCCGGACACGAGGTGACCGTGGTCGCCCGCGGCGCGCGCCTCGCGTACCTCCAGGGCGAAGGCGCCATCGTGCTGGGCTCCGGTGAGCGAGCCCCCGTCACCGTGGCCGACGCGCTCGATGCGACGACGCCCTGGGACCTGGTGATGGTCACCGTGCTCGCGCACCAGGTCCAAGCGGTACTTCCGGCGCTCCAGGCCAGCGCCGCGCGGCAGGTGATGTTCCTCTTCAACACCTTCGAATCCATCGAGCCGCTGCGCGACGCGGTCGGGCGCGAGCGCGCGCTCTTCGGCTTCCCCATGGGCATCTTCGCCCTGCTTCGCGAGGGCCGCGTGCTGCCCCAGATTCGCGTGGGCACCGTGAGCTCCGACCCGGCGTGGGCCAAGGTCTTCAGCGCAGCCGGGATTCCGACCTCCGTCGAGCCCGACATGCAGGGCTGGCTGCGCACCCACGTCGCGGTGATCGCTCCGATGATGACCGCCGCGGCCATCGCGTTCGGCCAGAAGCGAGGCCTCACCTGGGCCGAGGCAGGACATCACATCGACGCCTTGCGCGCCGGACTCGACGCGGTGCGCGCGGTGGGGAGCGCCATCCGTCCGCCGCTCTTCGGCCCCCTCGCCCGGCTCCCGCGCTTCGTGCTCGCGGGACTCTTCTGGATCGCCAGTCGCACCCGGATGGTGCACGACCTCGGCTCCATGGGACCGACCGAGCCCCGACTCCTCATCGACATGATGCGCGCCGCGGCGCCGTCGTTCGCCGGCCCGCTCGAGAAGGTCCGGCCCTGAGATCTGGCGCAGCCGGCCCTACTTCTTGCCGATCTTGAGCTTGAGCGCGTCGAGCGACTTCACCGAGACCTCGAAGAGCTTCCCGTCGAGCTTGGCGGTGACGTTCTTCTTCAAGTACGGCGCGATGAGCTTCAGCGACGCATCGGTCTGATCAGTTGCCGCCTTCGCCGCGGGCTTGGCCGACTTCCCCTCGATGTCGGATGCGTCGCCGAGGTCGCAGCCTAGCAACGCCGCGCGTCGGCGCGTGAGGAACTGCGGGTAGACTGCGCGTGCCCAAGGGGGCCCATGCGCCGCGCGTTCGTGCTGCTGCTCTTCACCCTCGCCGCCTGCTCGAAGAACGAGCCCGGCCCGACGGATGCCGGCCCGGTCGTCGACGCGGGCTCCATCCCGGCCACGCTCGTCGACGCCGGCATCTTCGTGAAGGGCGTGGGCATCGCCAACACCGCCTGCACGCTCGACATCTGCCAGCACAACGAAAACACCGACCTCATCCGCTGGCACGGCAACATCTAACTGGTACACCGCACCGCCGTGAGCCAGGACCTCGGCCCCGACAGCTCCCTGCACCTCTATCAGTCGACCGATGAAGGCCAGAGCTTCACCCAAGTGGCCACCCTGCTCGCGCCGCAGGACCGCTTGCCGAACGAGCAATATCCCGACGGCGGCGCGGTCACCCTCGACGGCGGCCCGGGCGTGTACGGCGGCCGCGACCTGCGCGATCCGCACTTCTTCATCGTCAACGACACCCTGCACTTCATCGCGCTCACGCGCCTGGGCACTTCGAACAAGAAGCGCACCGCACTCTACGAGCTCACCGGCAACCTCGAAGGCGGACCGCTGGGCATCGAAGAGCGCGTGGTGCTCCCGAGCGCGGGCGACACCTCGTACGCAGGCGGCGTGAAGCTCGCCAGCGGCGACTGGCTCTTCTCCTGGTACTCCGGCGACCCCACCCTCGACGAGCCCTGGGTACCTGGGCATGTTCGACGCCACCGACATCTGGCTCGGGACCATGAACCTCGGGATGCAGTAACCTTCCAGAGTTGAAAATCCCGCGTTGCGCGAACGCCCTTCAGTCGTCTTGGAGTCGTCCGCGGGGGCAGTCCAGACGGAATTGTTGGAACCCATAGCATTTGGTACAAGCGGACTACCCGTCCCCAAACGTTTGCGAGGTGACATGTTCGTGCGCCGAGTCGTATTCGCCGGATTGTTCGTGTCGGCTGCAGGCTGCGCCCAGATCGACGTCGTGAACGGGGCCCAGCCCTTCCACACCGCCGAGGAGTACGCGCCCAACGTGCAGCGCCTCGAGGCGGGTGAGAACAAGGAAGACGCCCGGCGCTACTGGCTGGAGTACGGCGTCAAGGCCATTGAGAACGCGCCGCTGGCCAACGATCCGGATCTGCCGCTCGCCTGTCTCAAGGCGCCGGACGGCGAGATCATCCGCAAGAACGGCACGCCCGAGGCGCACCGCCTGCTGGATCAGGACATCCGCTACTACGCGCTCATCAACCAGAGCCACAACCTGCTCGCGGCGCACTCCGCGGAGCTGGTGGCGGTGATGAAGGTCGCCGACGGCGAGTACGCGCACAAGGAGGAGTACAAGGAGCTCGCCCTGCGCGCGGTGGTCGCCTACGAGCGCCTGCTGGATCACCACCGCTACCTGCTCGCGCAGCTCAAGAAGTCGGGCTGCCTCTCCGACACCGCGCCGAGCACCTACAAGTTCAGCGAAGACGCGCTCGCGCGGTACCAGGGGCTGCTCAAGGACATCAAGACCAGCACCGACGCGACGTCGGACCTGACGGCGCTGGCCCAGGCGAGCTTCGCCAAGTACGCCGAGCCGCTCAAGAACCGCCGCCAGTACGCGGGGCGCGTGGAGATGCTCAGCTTCATGCACCGCATCTACGCGGAGAGCACCGCCGAGGCCGAGCAGATCTGCGGCCAGCTCTTGACCGCACCCAAGGCGCCGCCCTGGCAGCTCTTCGCCTGCGGCTACGTGTACGAGAAGGCGGCCCGCTACGACGACGCCAAGCACACGTACGACCGCCTCAAGAGCGTGTCGACGGACAATCTGGAGTACGTGGCCCGCGCGAAGAAGCGCACGAACTACATCGACGACTACGCGGCACCGCTGGCCGACCCCGCGCTCGGGTCGACGTCGGTCCCCAACCTGCAGGCCTTCCTGGAGCTGAAGTGATGACCCCGAGAGATCGTATCGCCGCGGCCGCCCTCTTCGTCGTGGCCTCGCTGGTGGCCTGCACGCCCACCGCCACCGTGCGCAAGCTCCGCGTCCTGGACGACCCGCGCGTGAGCATGGACGACGACGCCGTCTCCACCTACGCGCCGGACTCCAAGCTCTTCCGCATCGCGGTCGTGGACTTCGTGGACCAGACCAACAACTACGCGGGCAAGGTGGAGGACATGTTCGCCGACGTCCTCACCACGGAGCTCTACAAGACCAGCCGCTTCACCCTCTACGACCGCAACCAGCTCAAGCGAAAGAACATCTCCACCTCCAGCCAGCAGGCGGTGGGCGTGGCCGTCCCCGCGAACATGATGCAGGGCCAGGTCAACCAGAACGGCATGCCCGTGGTCTCCACCAACGGCCAGCCGGTGTCGGGCTCGCCCACGGTGACCGCCTCGAGCTCGACCGGCCGCCTCAACGACGAGGGCCAGGTGGAGAACGAGGCCCAGCGGCTGCGCACCGAGGTCGACGGCGTGTTCCTCGGCTTCGTGACCAACGCGGAGATCGCGAACGATCAGAGGTCGGGCGTGTACACGATCGACTACCGCATCGTGAAGAACGTGGGCTCGGGCCTCGACGCGGCGCACGCGGCGGGCAGCCACAACGGCGCCACCGGCGGCGCGTCGACGCTGGTCATCTTCGCCGACTCGGACCGGGTGCGCTTCACCGGCAACCCCATGCAGCTCCAGGCGGCCAACGTGAACGCGCCCATCGCGCTCAACCGCGACGACCTCGCGCGCATCGCCGACAAGGTGCGCAAGTTCTTCCCCGACCTGCAGGTCTCGATGTTCCGCACCGCGCGCGTGACCGACATCAACGGCCGCACGCTCTCGATCAACCTGGGCAGTGCGGAGATCAAGCCGGGCTTCTCGTTCTTCGTGACCACCGAGCCCGACGACGCGACCGGCGAGTTCTACTACA
This window contains:
- a CDS encoding class I SAM-dependent methyltransferase, which produces MANEQIQFNDGAAYERYMGKWSRLVGAAFLDWLGAESGKRWLDVGCGNGAFTELILDRCAPGFVHGIDPSEGQLAYARARFSSRVAEFRQGDAMALPFPDDSFDAAVMPLVIFFVPEPAKGVAEMARVVRPGGLVTAYAWDIVGGGFPYELLKVELRALGVIVPEAPNVDAARIDALLKLWMGAGLEAAETKEITVQRSFADFDDYWATVQGAPSAGPKLAAMADADLATLKMRLRAQLPADDRGRITCSARAHAIKGRTPG
- a CDS encoding ketopantoate reductase family protein, with translation MKIALIGPGAIGSTFAYQLSRAGHEVTVVARGARLAYLQGEGAIVLGSGERAPVTVADALDATTPWDLVMVTVLAHQVQAVLPALQASAARQVMFLFNTFESIEPLRDAVGRERALFGFPMGIFALLREGRVLPQIRVGTVSSDPAWAKVFSAAGIPTSVEPDMQGWLRTHVAVIAPMMTAAAIAFGQKRGLTWAEAGHHIDALRAGLDAVRAVGSAIRPPLFGPLARLPRFVLAGLFWIASRTRMVHDLGSMGPTEPRLLIDMMRAAAPSFAGPLEKVRP